From a region of the Tursiops truncatus isolate mTurTru1 chromosome 2, mTurTru1.mat.Y, whole genome shotgun sequence genome:
- the RBM25 gene encoding RNA-binding protein 25 isoform X2, whose translation MDRQRKEGLCQLLWTAAVRMSFPPHLNRPPMGIPALPPGIPPPQFPGFPPPVPPGTPMIPVPMSIMAPAPTVLVPTVSMVGKHLGARKDHPGLKAKENDENCGPTTTVFVGNISEKASDMLIRQLLAKCGLVLSWKRVQGASGKLQAFGFCEYKEPESTLRALRLLHDLQIGEKKLLVKVDAKTKAQLDEWKAKKKASNGNARPETVTNDDEEALDEETKRRDQMIKGAIEVLIREYSSELNAPSQESDSHPRKKKKEKKEDIFRRFPVAPLIPYPLITKEDINAIEMEEDKRDLISREISKFRDTHKKLEEEKGKKEKERQEIEKERRERERERERERERREREREREREREREKEKERERERERDRDRDRTKERDRDRDRERDRDRDRERSSDRNKDRSRSREKSRDREREREREREREREREREREREREREREREREREREKDKKRDREEDEEDAYERRKLERKLREKEAAYQERLKNWEIRERKKTREYEKEAEREEERRREMAKEAKRLKEFLEDYDDDRDDPKYYRGSALQKRLRDREKEMEADERDRKREKEELEEIRQRLLAEGHPDPDAELQRMEQEAERRRQPQIKQEPESEEEEEEKQEKEEKREEPMEEEEEPEQKPCLKPTLRPISSAPSVSSASGNATPNTPGDESPCGIIIPHENSPDQQQPEEHRPKIGLSLKLGASNSPGQPNSVKRKKLPVDSVFNKFEDEDSDDVPRKRKLVPLDYGEDDKNAAKGTVNTEEKRKHIKSLIEKIPTAKPELFAYPLDWSIVDSILMERRIRPWINKKIIEYIGEEEATLVDFVCSKVMAHSSPQSILDDVAMVLDEEAEVFIVKMWRLLIYETEAKKIGLVK comes from the exons acCGCTGCGGTAAGAATGTCATTCCCTCCTCATTTGAATCGCCCTCCCATGGGAATCCCAGCACTCCCACCAGGGATCCCACCCCCACAGTTTCCTGGCTTTCCACCGCCTGTACCTCCAG GGACTCCAATGATTCCTGTACCAATGAGCATTATGGCTCCAGCTCCAACT GTCTTAGTACCGACTGTGTCCATGGTTGGAAAACATTTGGGAGCACGGAAGGATCATCCAGGCTTGAAGGctaaagaaaatgatgaaaactgTGGTCCCACTACTACAGTTTTTGTTGGCAACATTTCTGAAAAAGCCTCAGACATGCTTATAAGACAGCTCCTTGCT aaaTGTGGCTTGGTTTTGAGCTGGAAGAGAGTACAAGGCGCGTCTGGAAAACTTCAAG CCTTTGGATTCTGTGAGTATAAGGAGCCTGAATCAACCCTCCGTGCTCTCAGGTTATTGCATGACCTGCAGATTGGAGAGAAGAAGCTACTTGTTAAAGTTGATGCAAAGACAAAGGCACAACTGGATGAatggaaagcaaagaagaaagctTCTAATGGG aatgccAGGCCAGAAACTGTCACTAATGATGACGAAGAAGCCttagatgaagaaacaaagagaagagatCAGATGATCAAAGGGGCCATTGAAGTTTTAATACGGGAATACTCCAGTGAGCTCAATGCCCCCTCGCAAGAATCTGACTCTCAccccaggaagaagaagaaggaaaagaaggaggac ATTTTTCGCAGATTTCCAGTGGCCCCACTGATCCCTTATCCACTCATCACTAAG GAGGATATAAATGCTATAGAAATGGAAGAAGACAAAAGAGACCTGATATCCCGAGAGATCAGCAAATTCAGAGACACACACAAG AaactggaagaagagaaaggcaaaaaggaaaaagaaagacaggaaatTGAGAAAGAacggagagaaagagagagggagcgTGAAAGGGAACGAGAAAGGCGAGAACGGGAacgagaaagggaaagagaacgTGAAcgagaaaaggagaaggaacggGAGCGGGAACGAGAACGGGATAGGGATCGTGACCGGACAAAAGAGAGAGATCGAGATCGGGATCGAGAGAGAGATCGGGACCGTGATCGAGAAAGGAGTTCAGATCGGAATAAGGATCGCAGTCGATCAAG AGAAAAGAGCAGAGATCGTGAAAGGGAacgggagagggaaagagagagagagagagaacgggaACGAGAAAGAGaacgagagcgagagagagagcgagaaagGGAACGGGAGCgcgagagagaaaaagacaagaagcGGGACAGAGAAGAGGATGAGGAAGATGCATATGAACgaagaaaacttgaaagaaaGCTCCGAGAGAAAGAGGCTGCTTATCAAGAG cgCCTTAAGAATTGGGAAATCAGAGAACGAAAGAAAACCCGGGAGTATGAGAAAGAGgctgaaagagaagaagaaagaagaagagaaatg GCAAAAGAAGCTAAACGACTAAAAGAATTCTTAGAAGATTATGATGATGATAGAGATGATCCCAAATATTACAG AGGAAGCGCTCTTCAGAAAAGGTTGCGTGATagggaaaaggaaatggaagcagATGAACGggataggaagagagagaaggaagagctaGAGGAAATCAGGCAGCGCCTTTTGGCAGAAGGGCACCCGGATCCAGATGCAGAGCTCCAGAGG aTGGAACAAGAGGCTGAGAGGCGCAGACAACCACAAATAAAGCAAGAACCAGaatcagaggaagaggaagaagaaaagcaagaaaaagaagaaaaacgagAGGAACccatggaggaggaagaagagccaGAGCAAAAGCCCTGTCTCAAACCAACTCTGAGGCCCATCAGTTCTGCCCCATCTGTTTCCTCTGCCAGTGGCAATGCAACTCCCAACACTCCTGGAGATGAGTCTCCCTGTGGTATTATTATTCCTCATGAAAATTCACCAGATCAACAACAACCTGAGGAGCATAGGCCAAAAATAGGACTGAGTCTTAAACTGG GTGCTTCCAATAGTCCTGGTCAGCCTAATTCTGTGAAGAGAAAGAAACTCCCTGTAGATAGTGTCTTTAACAAATTTGAGGATGAAGACAGTGATGATGTACCCCGAAAAAGGAAACTGGTTCCCTTGGATTATGGTGAAGATGATAAAAATGCTGCCAAAGGCACTGTGAACACTGAAGAAAAGCGCAAACACATTAAGAGTCTCATTGAAAAAATCCCTACAGCCAAACCTGAGCTCTTTGCTTATCCCCTGGATTGGTCTATTGTGGATTCT atattgaTGGAACGACGAATTAGACCATGGATtaataaaaaaatcatagaatACATAGGTGAAGAAGAAGCTACATTagttgattttgtttgttctaaG
- the RBM25 gene encoding RNA-binding protein 25 isoform X1: MDRQRKEGLCQLLWTAAVRMSFPPHLNRPPMGIPALPPGIPPPQFPGFPPPVPPGTPMIPVPMSIMAPAPTVLVPTVSMVGKHLGARKDHPGLKAKENDENCGPTTTVFVGNISEKASDMLIRQLLAKCGLVLSWKRVQGASGKLQAFGFCEYKEPESTLRALRLLHDLQIGEKKLLVKVDAKTKAQLDEWKAKKKASNGWKKKPEIGKLSVVQDPENARPETVTNDDEEALDEETKRRDQMIKGAIEVLIREYSSELNAPSQESDSHPRKKKKEKKEDIFRRFPVAPLIPYPLITKEDINAIEMEEDKRDLISREISKFRDTHKKLEEEKGKKEKERQEIEKERRERERERERERERREREREREREREREKEKERERERERDRDRDRTKERDRDRDRERDRDRDRERSSDRNKDRSRSREKSRDREREREREREREREREREREREREREREREREREREKDKKRDREEDEEDAYERRKLERKLREKEAAYQERLKNWEIRERKKTREYEKEAEREEERRREMAKEAKRLKEFLEDYDDDRDDPKYYRGSALQKRLRDREKEMEADERDRKREKEELEEIRQRLLAEGHPDPDAELQRMEQEAERRRQPQIKQEPESEEEEEEKQEKEEKREEPMEEEEEPEQKPCLKPTLRPISSAPSVSSASGNATPNTPGDESPCGIIIPHENSPDQQQPEEHRPKIGLSLKLGASNSPGQPNSVKRKKLPVDSVFNKFEDEDSDDVPRKRKLVPLDYGEDDKNAAKGTVNTEEKRKHIKSLIEKIPTAKPELFAYPLDWSIVDSILMERRIRPWINKKIIEYIGEEEATLVDFVCSKVMAHSSPQSILDDVAMVLDEEAEVFIVKMWRLLIYETEAKKIGLVK, translated from the exons acCGCTGCGGTAAGAATGTCATTCCCTCCTCATTTGAATCGCCCTCCCATGGGAATCCCAGCACTCCCACCAGGGATCCCACCCCCACAGTTTCCTGGCTTTCCACCGCCTGTACCTCCAG GGACTCCAATGATTCCTGTACCAATGAGCATTATGGCTCCAGCTCCAACT GTCTTAGTACCGACTGTGTCCATGGTTGGAAAACATTTGGGAGCACGGAAGGATCATCCAGGCTTGAAGGctaaagaaaatgatgaaaactgTGGTCCCACTACTACAGTTTTTGTTGGCAACATTTCTGAAAAAGCCTCAGACATGCTTATAAGACAGCTCCTTGCT aaaTGTGGCTTGGTTTTGAGCTGGAAGAGAGTACAAGGCGCGTCTGGAAAACTTCAAG CCTTTGGATTCTGTGAGTATAAGGAGCCTGAATCAACCCTCCGTGCTCTCAGGTTATTGCATGACCTGCAGATTGGAGAGAAGAAGCTACTTGTTAAAGTTGATGCAAAGACAAAGGCACAACTGGATGAatggaaagcaaagaagaaagctTCTAATGGG TGGAAGAAAAAACCGGAAATCGGGAAACTGTCTGTGGTTCAGGACCCAGAG aatgccAGGCCAGAAACTGTCACTAATGATGACGAAGAAGCCttagatgaagaaacaaagagaagagatCAGATGATCAAAGGGGCCATTGAAGTTTTAATACGGGAATACTCCAGTGAGCTCAATGCCCCCTCGCAAGAATCTGACTCTCAccccaggaagaagaagaaggaaaagaaggaggac ATTTTTCGCAGATTTCCAGTGGCCCCACTGATCCCTTATCCACTCATCACTAAG GAGGATATAAATGCTATAGAAATGGAAGAAGACAAAAGAGACCTGATATCCCGAGAGATCAGCAAATTCAGAGACACACACAAG AaactggaagaagagaaaggcaaaaaggaaaaagaaagacaggaaatTGAGAAAGAacggagagaaagagagagggagcgTGAAAGGGAACGAGAAAGGCGAGAACGGGAacgagaaagggaaagagaacgTGAAcgagaaaaggagaaggaacggGAGCGGGAACGAGAACGGGATAGGGATCGTGACCGGACAAAAGAGAGAGATCGAGATCGGGATCGAGAGAGAGATCGGGACCGTGATCGAGAAAGGAGTTCAGATCGGAATAAGGATCGCAGTCGATCAAG AGAAAAGAGCAGAGATCGTGAAAGGGAacgggagagggaaagagagagagagagagaacgggaACGAGAAAGAGaacgagagcgagagagagagcgagaaagGGAACGGGAGCgcgagagagaaaaagacaagaagcGGGACAGAGAAGAGGATGAGGAAGATGCATATGAACgaagaaaacttgaaagaaaGCTCCGAGAGAAAGAGGCTGCTTATCAAGAG cgCCTTAAGAATTGGGAAATCAGAGAACGAAAGAAAACCCGGGAGTATGAGAAAGAGgctgaaagagaagaagaaagaagaagagaaatg GCAAAAGAAGCTAAACGACTAAAAGAATTCTTAGAAGATTATGATGATGATAGAGATGATCCCAAATATTACAG AGGAAGCGCTCTTCAGAAAAGGTTGCGTGATagggaaaaggaaatggaagcagATGAACGggataggaagagagagaaggaagagctaGAGGAAATCAGGCAGCGCCTTTTGGCAGAAGGGCACCCGGATCCAGATGCAGAGCTCCAGAGG aTGGAACAAGAGGCTGAGAGGCGCAGACAACCACAAATAAAGCAAGAACCAGaatcagaggaagaggaagaagaaaagcaagaaaaagaagaaaaacgagAGGAACccatggaggaggaagaagagccaGAGCAAAAGCCCTGTCTCAAACCAACTCTGAGGCCCATCAGTTCTGCCCCATCTGTTTCCTCTGCCAGTGGCAATGCAACTCCCAACACTCCTGGAGATGAGTCTCCCTGTGGTATTATTATTCCTCATGAAAATTCACCAGATCAACAACAACCTGAGGAGCATAGGCCAAAAATAGGACTGAGTCTTAAACTGG GTGCTTCCAATAGTCCTGGTCAGCCTAATTCTGTGAAGAGAAAGAAACTCCCTGTAGATAGTGTCTTTAACAAATTTGAGGATGAAGACAGTGATGATGTACCCCGAAAAAGGAAACTGGTTCCCTTGGATTATGGTGAAGATGATAAAAATGCTGCCAAAGGCACTGTGAACACTGAAGAAAAGCGCAAACACATTAAGAGTCTCATTGAAAAAATCCCTACAGCCAAACCTGAGCTCTTTGCTTATCCCCTGGATTGGTCTATTGTGGATTCT atattgaTGGAACGACGAATTAGACCATGGATtaataaaaaaatcatagaatACATAGGTGAAGAAGAAGCTACATTagttgattttgtttgttctaaG
- the RBM25 gene encoding RNA-binding protein 25 isoform X3: MSFPPHLNRPPMGIPALPPGIPPPQFPGFPPPVPPGTPMIPVPMSIMAPAPTVLVPTVSMVGKHLGARKDHPGLKAKENDENCGPTTTVFVGNISEKASDMLIRQLLAKCGLVLSWKRVQGASGKLQAFGFCEYKEPESTLRALRLLHDLQIGEKKLLVKVDAKTKAQLDEWKAKKKASNGWKKKPEIGKLSVVQDPENARPETVTNDDEEALDEETKRRDQMIKGAIEVLIREYSSELNAPSQESDSHPRKKKKEKKEDIFRRFPVAPLIPYPLITKEDINAIEMEEDKRDLISREISKFRDTHKKLEEEKGKKEKERQEIEKERRERERERERERERREREREREREREREKEKERERERERDRDRDRTKERDRDRDRERDRDRDRERSSDRNKDRSRSREKSRDREREREREREREREREREREREREREREREREREREKDKKRDREEDEEDAYERRKLERKLREKEAAYQERLKNWEIRERKKTREYEKEAEREEERRREMAKEAKRLKEFLEDYDDDRDDPKYYRGSALQKRLRDREKEMEADERDRKREKEELEEIRQRLLAEGHPDPDAELQRMEQEAERRRQPQIKQEPESEEEEEEKQEKEEKREEPMEEEEEPEQKPCLKPTLRPISSAPSVSSASGNATPNTPGDESPCGIIIPHENSPDQQQPEEHRPKIGLSLKLGASNSPGQPNSVKRKKLPVDSVFNKFEDEDSDDVPRKRKLVPLDYGEDDKNAAKGTVNTEEKRKHIKSLIEKIPTAKPELFAYPLDWSIVDSILMERRIRPWINKKIIEYIGEEEATLVDFVCSKVMAHSSPQSILDDVAMVLDEEAEVFIVKMWRLLIYETEAKKIGLVK, from the exons ATGTCATTCCCTCCTCATTTGAATCGCCCTCCCATGGGAATCCCAGCACTCCCACCAGGGATCCCACCCCCACAGTTTCCTGGCTTTCCACCGCCTGTACCTCCAG GGACTCCAATGATTCCTGTACCAATGAGCATTATGGCTCCAGCTCCAACT GTCTTAGTACCGACTGTGTCCATGGTTGGAAAACATTTGGGAGCACGGAAGGATCATCCAGGCTTGAAGGctaaagaaaatgatgaaaactgTGGTCCCACTACTACAGTTTTTGTTGGCAACATTTCTGAAAAAGCCTCAGACATGCTTATAAGACAGCTCCTTGCT aaaTGTGGCTTGGTTTTGAGCTGGAAGAGAGTACAAGGCGCGTCTGGAAAACTTCAAG CCTTTGGATTCTGTGAGTATAAGGAGCCTGAATCAACCCTCCGTGCTCTCAGGTTATTGCATGACCTGCAGATTGGAGAGAAGAAGCTACTTGTTAAAGTTGATGCAAAGACAAAGGCACAACTGGATGAatggaaagcaaagaagaaagctTCTAATGGG TGGAAGAAAAAACCGGAAATCGGGAAACTGTCTGTGGTTCAGGACCCAGAG aatgccAGGCCAGAAACTGTCACTAATGATGACGAAGAAGCCttagatgaagaaacaaagagaagagatCAGATGATCAAAGGGGCCATTGAAGTTTTAATACGGGAATACTCCAGTGAGCTCAATGCCCCCTCGCAAGAATCTGACTCTCAccccaggaagaagaagaaggaaaagaaggaggac ATTTTTCGCAGATTTCCAGTGGCCCCACTGATCCCTTATCCACTCATCACTAAG GAGGATATAAATGCTATAGAAATGGAAGAAGACAAAAGAGACCTGATATCCCGAGAGATCAGCAAATTCAGAGACACACACAAG AaactggaagaagagaaaggcaaaaaggaaaaagaaagacaggaaatTGAGAAAGAacggagagaaagagagagggagcgTGAAAGGGAACGAGAAAGGCGAGAACGGGAacgagaaagggaaagagaacgTGAAcgagaaaaggagaaggaacggGAGCGGGAACGAGAACGGGATAGGGATCGTGACCGGACAAAAGAGAGAGATCGAGATCGGGATCGAGAGAGAGATCGGGACCGTGATCGAGAAAGGAGTTCAGATCGGAATAAGGATCGCAGTCGATCAAG AGAAAAGAGCAGAGATCGTGAAAGGGAacgggagagggaaagagagagagagagagaacgggaACGAGAAAGAGaacgagagcgagagagagagcgagaaagGGAACGGGAGCgcgagagagaaaaagacaagaagcGGGACAGAGAAGAGGATGAGGAAGATGCATATGAACgaagaaaacttgaaagaaaGCTCCGAGAGAAAGAGGCTGCTTATCAAGAG cgCCTTAAGAATTGGGAAATCAGAGAACGAAAGAAAACCCGGGAGTATGAGAAAGAGgctgaaagagaagaagaaagaagaagagaaatg GCAAAAGAAGCTAAACGACTAAAAGAATTCTTAGAAGATTATGATGATGATAGAGATGATCCCAAATATTACAG AGGAAGCGCTCTTCAGAAAAGGTTGCGTGATagggaaaaggaaatggaagcagATGAACGggataggaagagagagaaggaagagctaGAGGAAATCAGGCAGCGCCTTTTGGCAGAAGGGCACCCGGATCCAGATGCAGAGCTCCAGAGG aTGGAACAAGAGGCTGAGAGGCGCAGACAACCACAAATAAAGCAAGAACCAGaatcagaggaagaggaagaagaaaagcaagaaaaagaagaaaaacgagAGGAACccatggaggaggaagaagagccaGAGCAAAAGCCCTGTCTCAAACCAACTCTGAGGCCCATCAGTTCTGCCCCATCTGTTTCCTCTGCCAGTGGCAATGCAACTCCCAACACTCCTGGAGATGAGTCTCCCTGTGGTATTATTATTCCTCATGAAAATTCACCAGATCAACAACAACCTGAGGAGCATAGGCCAAAAATAGGACTGAGTCTTAAACTGG GTGCTTCCAATAGTCCTGGTCAGCCTAATTCTGTGAAGAGAAAGAAACTCCCTGTAGATAGTGTCTTTAACAAATTTGAGGATGAAGACAGTGATGATGTACCCCGAAAAAGGAAACTGGTTCCCTTGGATTATGGTGAAGATGATAAAAATGCTGCCAAAGGCACTGTGAACACTGAAGAAAAGCGCAAACACATTAAGAGTCTCATTGAAAAAATCCCTACAGCCAAACCTGAGCTCTTTGCTTATCCCCTGGATTGGTCTATTGTGGATTCT atattgaTGGAACGACGAATTAGACCATGGATtaataaaaaaatcatagaatACATAGGTGAAGAAGAAGCTACATTagttgattttgtttgttctaaG